The stretch of DNA CTTTGCCCTGCTTATTGCTGTCCCTGTTGGACTTTATGCCGGACGACATACCGGCGAAGCAGGTGACCGACTGTCGTTAATGGTATCGGTCATACTCAGGGCGCAGCCCGTGTTTGTCATTGGCCTGTTGATGGTTCTTGCTTTTTCCCTGCAACTGGGATGGTTTCCCGTCGCCGGTTTTGGCAGCAGCGAATACCTTATTCTGCCAGCCCTCTCTCTGGCTCTGACGCTGGCCGCCCTATCCAGCAGGATGATTCGCAATTCAACCTGCGATGTCCTGGCATCACCTTTTTACCGGTTTGCCCGCTTCAAGGGATTAACAGAACAGCAGGCCTTTACGCATCACGCATCTCCCAATATAGCCTTACCGGTTGTCGCCTTTGTCAGCATACAGGCGATCAACCTGATTGAAGGTATCGTCATGATAGAGTCCCTGTTTTCCTGGCCGGGTATCGGCCATGCGCTGGCCCATGCCATCTTCGCCCGGGACGTACCGATGATTCAGGGGGCTGCGCTGGTTATGGGCCTGATATTTGTAGCGATCAATACGGTAGCAGACCTTATTGTATTCAAGCTTGACC from Endozoicomonas sp. NE40 encodes:
- a CDS encoding ABC transporter permease; protein product: MIKQILLRRTAQAAFVAWSVGTLTFIMMRLLPGDFAYRIAAGRYGYDYVSQAAAEAVRADLGLDRPAIVQYLEWLVNLLRFNLGDSLVSENPVTQELAHQLGSSLELAVFASFFALLIAVPVGLYAGRHTGEAGDRLSLMVSVILRAQPVFVIGLLMVLAFSLQLGWFPVAGFGSSEYLILPALSLALTLAALSSRMIRNSTCDVLASPFYRFARFKGLTEQQAFTHHASPNIALPVVAFVSIQAINLIEGIVMIESLFSWPGIGHALAHAIFARDVPMIQGAALVMGLIFVAINTVADLIVFKLDPRQREEALS